The following coding sequences lie in one Xanthomonas hyacinthi genomic window:
- a CDS encoding transglycosylase SLT domain-containing protein — MPLSFRLPHGWPAVAALALACAAPAAHAQRFSARDKAAIAVLDQRLAAAEKRYNDAMVLVGNSDPKGTQESDAALEDIEDVVDACVKQRGCQVGTYLGAYKRLLKAKADVQGAATDADASDDGAAPLQADPDHISPLAANVPEAARAASLLNDQRHAFDAMVEYNPAVQAGIRRWLTDMRPSLMNSYENYQNLRAIMWPEWEKRGLPEALLFGIIAKESNGRVHANSRVGAAGLMQFMPATGRRFGLGPDGTGFDTRYDARSAAEASAVYINERMAELNRSIELSLAGYNGGEGRAARVYNQMQGRSFWDAAVYNQFPAETKDYVPMVIAAAWIFLHPQQYGVAFPKISAQPATLRLAKSTTIYELTICLGSDGTRDGYMRALRNLNPRYEPDGWIPAGVTINATAKIVGLYSRYCVSGPRADLARALITADVNAAIRSTTPVVADPTGNVAVGDVSPVAGVPTTIASGRPAPARPKPRQARSYRVAKGDTLGRIADRYSCDAKQLAKANSLRAPGYALKPGQSLKLQGCDK, encoded by the coding sequence ATGCCCCTTTCGTTCCGTCTCCCCCATGGATGGCCCGCCGTGGCTGCCCTGGCGCTGGCTTGCGCCGCGCCTGCCGCCCACGCCCAGCGCTTCTCCGCGCGCGACAAGGCTGCCATCGCCGTCCTCGACCAGCGCCTGGCGGCGGCCGAGAAGCGCTACAACGACGCGATGGTGCTGGTCGGCAACAGCGACCCCAAGGGCACCCAGGAAAGCGATGCGGCGCTGGAGGACATCGAGGACGTGGTCGACGCCTGCGTCAAGCAGCGCGGCTGCCAGGTCGGCACCTATCTGGGCGCGTACAAGCGCCTGCTCAAGGCCAAGGCCGACGTGCAGGGCGCGGCCACCGATGCCGATGCGAGCGACGATGGCGCCGCACCGCTGCAGGCCGACCCCGACCACATCAGTCCCTTGGCCGCCAACGTGCCGGAAGCCGCGCGCGCGGCCAGCCTGCTCAACGACCAGCGGCATGCCTTCGACGCGATGGTCGAATACAACCCGGCGGTGCAGGCCGGCATCCGCCGCTGGCTCACCGACATGCGCCCGTCGCTGATGAACAGCTACGAGAACTACCAGAACCTGCGCGCGATCATGTGGCCGGAATGGGAGAAGCGCGGGCTGCCGGAAGCGCTGCTGTTCGGCATCATCGCCAAGGAATCCAACGGCCGCGTGCACGCCAATTCGCGGGTCGGCGCCGCCGGGCTGATGCAGTTCATGCCGGCCACCGGGCGCCGCTTCGGGCTGGGCCCGGACGGTACCGGCTTCGATACCCGCTACGATGCGCGCAGCGCCGCCGAGGCCAGCGCGGTGTACATCAACGAGCGCATGGCCGAACTCAACCGCAGCATCGAACTGTCGCTGGCCGGCTACAACGGCGGCGAGGGCCGCGCCGCGCGCGTGTACAACCAGATGCAGGGGCGCAGCTTCTGGGACGCGGCGGTGTACAACCAGTTCCCGGCCGAGACCAAGGACTACGTGCCGATGGTGATCGCCGCGGCGTGGATCTTCCTGCACCCGCAGCAGTACGGCGTGGCGTTCCCGAAGATCAGCGCGCAGCCGGCCACGCTGCGCCTGGCCAAGTCGACCACGATCTACGAACTGACCATCTGCCTGGGCAGCGACGGCACCCGCGACGGCTACATGCGCGCGCTGCGCAACCTCAACCCGCGCTACGAACCCGATGGCTGGATTCCGGCCGGGGTCACCATCAACGCCACCGCCAAGATCGTCGGCCTGTACAGCCGCTATTGCGTGAGCGGCCCGCGCGCGGACCTGGCGCGCGCGCTGATCACCGCCGACGTCAATGCGGCGATCCGCAGCACGACGCCGGTGGTGGCCGATCCCACCGGCAACGTGGCGGTGGGCGACGTCTCGCCGGTGGCCGGGGTGCCGACCACCATCGCCAGCGGACGCCCGGCGCCGGCCAGGCCCAAGCCCAGGCAGGCGCGCAGCTACCGCGTGGCCAAGGGCGACACGCTGGGTCGCATCGCCGACCGCTACAGCTGCGATGCCAAGCAATTGGCCAAGGCCAACAGCCTGCGCGCGCCGGGGTATGCCTTGAAGCCGGGGCAGTCGCTGAAACTGCAAGGCTGCGACAAGTAA